Genomic segment of Ascidiaceihabitans donghaensis:
ATGCGCTTTTGATTGCGACACCACCCTATGCCTATCCCACGGGCCGCGAGATTGCATTGCACGCGTTGGCGATTGATCGTGCCGCTAATCTGCCCGCGATGCTTTATAATTATCCAGGCCGTATGTCTGTGAACATGGACGAAGAAACGCTGGACCGCCTTGGCCGTTCGCCAAACTTTTGCGCCATCAAGGAAAGCAGCGGCGACATCAACCGTGTTCACATGCTGGCGCGCGATTACCCCCATATCGCACTGTCTTGCGGGATGGACGATCAGGCGCTCGAGTTTTTTGCATGGGGCGCGCGGTCGTGGGTCTGTGCGGGATCAAACTTTGCCCCCGAGGCACATATCGCACTTTATCAAGCCTGCGCCGTTGAGGGGGATTTTACCAAAGGACGCGCCATTATGTCGGCCATGCTGCCGCTGATGGGGGTTCTCGAACAAGGCGGTAAGTTTGTGCAGTGTATCAAGTACGGCCTCACATTGCGCGGCATAGATGCCGGTCCACCCCGTCGGCCATTGCAACCCCTGAACAAG
This window contains:
- a CDS encoding dihydrodipicolinate synthase family protein translates to MQFEGIYTPLVTPYHDDFSLNEKALAQTVEHLIAAGVHGIIVAGSTGEYYAQTEEERVWMMNHCAKLIGGRVPMIVGTGAIRTEDSILYAQEAKKAGADALLIATPPYAYPTGREIALHALAIDRAANLPAMLYNYPGRMSVNMDEETLDRLGRSPNFCAIKESSGDINRVHMLARDYPHIALSCGMDDQALEFFAWGARSWVCAGSNFAPEAHIALYQACAVEGDFTKGRAIMSAMLPLMGVLEQGGKFVQCIKYGLTLRGIDAGPPRRPLQPLNKDDKRQLADVIRTMNTAVSAITGEVI